A genomic segment from Legionella quinlivanii encodes:
- the kdsC gene encoding 3-deoxy-manno-octulosonate-8-phosphatase KdsC, with the protein MNNLVEKAKKIRCLVSDVDGVLTDGLLFLDNHGNELKAFNVQDGMGLKLLMAAGIDVAVITTSRNKVIDHRMEQLGITHYFKGQVDKRQAFATLCETLGYSLEEIAYIGDDLPDLPIIQQVGLGIAVANAVPQVKEFAGWQTKQSGGKGAVREVCDLILEAQNKFDAALERYFQS; encoded by the coding sequence ATGAATAATCTGGTGGAAAAAGCTAAAAAAATCCGTTGTCTGGTTTCTGATGTCGATGGTGTCCTGACTGACGGCCTCCTGTTTCTCGATAATCACGGAAATGAGCTTAAAGCTTTTAATGTACAAGACGGGATGGGACTCAAGCTATTGATGGCAGCGGGCATTGACGTAGCAGTGATTACTACATCCAGAAATAAAGTGATTGATCACCGCATGGAGCAGTTGGGCATCACCCATTATTTTAAAGGACAGGTTGATAAACGCCAGGCGTTTGCAACACTATGTGAAACCCTGGGCTACTCCCTTGAGGAAATTGCCTATATTGGCGATGACCTGCCCGACTTACCCATTATTCAGCAAGTTGGCCTGGGCATCGCTGTTGCCAATGCGGTTCCACAGGTTAAGGAATTCGCTGGCTGGCAGACGAAGCAATCAGGAGGGAAAGGTGCGGTGCGTGAAGTCTGTGATCTGATACTTGAGGCGCAGAACAAATTCGATGCGGCTCTTGAAAGGTATTTTCAGTCATGA
- the lptC gene encoding LPS export ABC transporter periplasmic protein LptC has product MNAAKHAAWLFITLFALACSGWYFASSSSPTIKLDKQVLSIMPDAVVSGLVVRQFSKEGLLVNLLETPRLRHIPENNTHYLTAPHIIIKQNDQPGWEIRSAKAKSINGGQQINFTDEVVIHQDKSQHNEETTITTSELTYYPKTKFATTQALVNFAQPGSIVKSQGMNAYLADKRVQLSRVRATYEPKHEKS; this is encoded by the coding sequence ATGAATGCGGCCAAACATGCAGCCTGGTTGTTCATCACCTTGTTTGCATTAGCTTGTTCAGGCTGGTATTTCGCAAGCTCCTCGTCCCCAACCATCAAGCTTGACAAGCAGGTTCTCTCCATTATGCCTGACGCAGTGGTGTCTGGACTGGTTGTGCGTCAGTTTAGTAAAGAAGGGCTGTTAGTGAATCTTCTGGAAACACCAAGGCTTAGGCATATTCCTGAAAATAATACGCATTATCTGACTGCGCCCCACATTATTATCAAACAAAATGATCAGCCTGGCTGGGAAATTCGTTCAGCGAAAGCAAAATCTATTAATGGCGGACAGCAAATTAATTTCACAGACGAGGTGGTGATTCATCAGGACAAAAGCCAGCATAATGAAGAAACAACAATAACCACCAGCGAGCTCACTTACTATCCAAAAACCAAATTCGCAACGACTCAGGCGCTTGTGAATTTTGCTCAACCGGGAAGTATTGTGAAATCACAGGGAATGAATGCTTATCTGGCTGACAAGAGAGTTCAACTTAGCCGGGTCCGCGCAACTTACGAGCCAAAACATGAAAAATCTTAA
- the lptA gene encoding lipopolysaccharide transport periplasmic protein LptA, producing the protein MKNLKLLSFTLGLFFFNLPLAEAMPDDREQLLQLSADQADLNEKTHRGEYRGAVELDQGTTHLRATKAVTEGNQQNKLVVAIAMGSAKDQAHYWTQTAQDKPLLHAYANTIRYYPERHLIELIGNARVVQGDNSFSAPKISYDTLKQHVISEPAGKERTTIIIHPEKKKA; encoded by the coding sequence ATGAAAAATCTTAAACTGTTATCTTTCACATTGGGACTGTTTTTTTTCAATTTGCCGCTTGCCGAGGCAATGCCTGATGACCGTGAACAATTATTACAACTTTCCGCAGATCAGGCCGATTTGAATGAAAAAACGCATCGCGGAGAATACAGAGGCGCTGTGGAGCTTGATCAGGGCACCACGCATCTGCGGGCTACCAAAGCAGTCACTGAAGGGAATCAGCAGAACAAGCTGGTGGTGGCAATTGCTATGGGCAGTGCCAAAGATCAGGCGCACTACTGGACACAAACCGCCCAGGACAAGCCACTCTTACATGCTTATGCCAATACTATCCGCTATTATCCCGAGCGGCATTTGATTGAATTAATTGGCAATGCACGCGTCGTTCAGGGAGATAATTCCTTTTCGGCCCCAAAAATCAGTTATGATACCTTGAAACAACATGTTATATCTGAGCCCGCTGGCAAGGAAAGAACTACCATTATCATTCATCCAGAGAAGAAAAAAGCATGA
- the lptB gene encoding LPS export ABC transporter ATP-binding protein → MTELSAQHLKKSFKSRTVVNDVSINIRSGECVGLLGPNGAGKTTCFYMIVGLQACDEGQIILDGQDVTRAPMHQRARLGIGYLPQEASVFRKMTVADNILSILQLRTDLSKMEQQKKLLQLMEEFHIEHLRKSLGMSLSGGERRRVEIARALAIEPTFILLDEPFAGVDPISVLDIKRIISHLCDKNIGILITDHNVRETLDICERAYIVSQGKILCEGSPDSILANQQVRAVYLGEEFSL, encoded by the coding sequence ATGACCGAGTTATCGGCACAACATCTTAAAAAAAGCTTTAAATCCCGAACAGTCGTTAATGATGTCAGTATTAACATCCGCAGCGGTGAATGCGTCGGCCTGCTGGGTCCTAACGGTGCGGGAAAGACAACCTGTTTTTATATGATTGTGGGCTTACAAGCCTGTGACGAGGGACAGATTATACTGGATGGCCAGGATGTTACTCGCGCCCCCATGCATCAGCGCGCACGATTGGGTATCGGTTACCTGCCCCAGGAAGCCTCCGTTTTTCGTAAGATGACGGTTGCCGATAATATCCTTTCCATTCTGCAGTTAAGAACCGATTTAAGCAAAATGGAGCAGCAAAAGAAGTTACTTCAGTTAATGGAGGAATTTCATATTGAACATTTGCGTAAAAGCCTTGGAATGAGCCTGTCCGGAGGCGAAAGACGACGGGTTGAAATAGCCAGAGCTCTGGCTATTGAGCCTACTTTTATACTTTTAGACGAGCCTTTTGCAGGGGTCGATCCCATTTCCGTCCTGGACATCAAACGGATTATCTCGCATTTATGCGATAAAAATATCGGTATATTGATTACTGATCATAATGTAAGAGAAACACTGGATATCTGTGAGAGAGCCTATATAGTAAGCCAGGGCAAGATTCTTTGCGAAGGATCGCCGGATTCAATTTTAGCCAATCAGCAGGTCAGAGCGGTCTATTTGGGCGAGGAGTTTTCACTGTAA
- a CDS encoding anthranilate synthase component II encodes MIVLIDNHDSFTYNLVQYFQILGQSVEVVLSDQVSISDIEKLEPDYLVISPGPNRPEDAGISMEAIQYFHQKLPILGVCLGHQCLAQVFGGRIIGAPQIMHGKTSSILHHKLNLFKDIPNPFNATRYHSLLVEPSSLPQCFSIDAWANNDIMAISHRHYPLYGLQFHPESILTEHGLHLLRNFLNYEHCSLP; translated from the coding sequence ATGATAGTGTTAATAGACAACCATGATTCATTTACATACAACCTGGTTCAGTATTTTCAAATATTAGGACAGAGCGTTGAAGTTGTTTTAAGTGATCAAGTCAGTATCTCCGACATCGAAAAACTTGAGCCGGACTATCTGGTTATTTCACCAGGCCCTAACCGGCCTGAAGACGCCGGAATTTCAATGGAAGCCATTCAATACTTTCATCAGAAACTACCCATACTAGGGGTTTGCCTCGGTCATCAATGTCTGGCCCAAGTGTTTGGCGGCAGAATCATCGGCGCTCCTCAGATTATGCATGGGAAAACCTCTTCCATATTGCACCATAAACTCAATTTATTTAAAGATATTCCTAATCCCTTTAATGCGACACGCTATCATTCGCTTCTGGTGGAACCCTCAAGCCTGCCCCAATGCTTTTCAATAGACGCATGGGCCAATAATGATATTATGGCAATTTCACATCGGCACTATCCTTTATATGGATTACAGTTTCATCCTGAGTCGATCTTAACTGAACACGGTCTTCATTTGCTGAGAAATTTTTTAAACTATGAACATTGCAGCCTACCTTGA
- the trpD gene encoding anthranilate phosphoribosyltransferase — protein sequence MNIAAYLEHLLKKENLSTFEMMDIMRGCMAGEISDSQLAAFLALMRVKGETVEELTAAAQVMIEMAHTVDLGDNLVDIVGTGGDGKNTFNVSTVSSIVTSAAGARVAKHGNRSVSSRSGSTDLLMQAGIRLEIDDVDLQRCMQQYKLCFLYAPHFHKAIQKARKVRQELGIRTFFNLIGPLVNPARPRKQVVGVFDKRWQKPLLDVLVNLGSEHTLVVCSRDGLDEISIAAPTDVLEYHKGEYKEWTINPEDYHCAHENIDEIIADSPEQSLKYMQSVLQGEVSPARDIVLLNSAAALYCSDHSSSFQEGIYAAVNAIDSGAAHQRLSELQAFSQHLENP from the coding sequence ATGAACATTGCAGCCTACCTTGAGCATTTATTAAAAAAAGAAAATTTAAGCACTTTTGAAATGATGGATATTATGCGTGGCTGTATGGCAGGCGAAATATCCGATAGTCAGCTGGCTGCCTTTCTCGCATTAATGAGAGTAAAAGGTGAAACAGTCGAGGAATTGACCGCCGCGGCACAAGTGATGATAGAGATGGCGCATACTGTCGACCTCGGAGATAATCTTGTAGATATCGTTGGCACCGGAGGCGATGGAAAAAACACCTTCAATGTATCAACAGTCAGCAGCATAGTGACATCAGCTGCCGGTGCTCGCGTTGCCAAGCATGGGAATCGTTCAGTATCCAGCCGCAGCGGCAGTACCGACTTGCTAATGCAGGCTGGCATCAGACTTGAAATTGACGATGTCGATTTACAACGCTGCATGCAACAATACAAACTCTGTTTTTTATATGCCCCGCATTTCCACAAAGCAATTCAGAAAGCAAGAAAAGTGCGTCAGGAACTTGGGATCAGAACTTTTTTCAACCTCATTGGTCCTCTGGTCAATCCGGCGCGGCCAAGGAAACAGGTAGTGGGTGTATTTGACAAACGATGGCAAAAACCCTTGCTGGATGTGTTGGTCAATCTGGGAAGTGAACATACACTAGTGGTTTGCTCAAGAGATGGACTGGATGAAATCAGTATTGCAGCCCCCACTGATGTACTTGAATATCATAAAGGCGAATATAAAGAATGGACCATTAATCCAGAGGATTACCATTGTGCGCATGAGAATATCGATGAGATTATTGCAGACTCACCTGAGCAAAGCTTGAAGTATATGCAAAGTGTATTGCAGGGAGAAGTCAGCCCGGCCCGTGATATAGTGCTGTTAAACAGTGCCGCAGCCTTATACTGCAGTGATCACAGCAGCAGTTTTCAGGAAGGAATTTATGCGGCTGTGAATGCGATTGACAGCGGTGCGGCGCATCAGCGATTGAGCGAATTGCAGGCATTTTCCCAACATCTGGAAAACCCATAA
- the trpC gene encoding indole-3-glycerol phosphate synthase TrpC — MSSVLDKIAEYKREEVEKAKRLRPLAQLREQEFLPSRNFAAALQSRKPSIIAEIKKASPSKGVIRDDFNVAEIAGIYEKNGASCLSVLTDEHFFMGKAENLQIAKAHSSCPALRKDFIIDSYQVDESRALGADCILLIAAILDDAQLLDFCQQAQALNMAVLVESHTLDELQRAIKLPTPLMGINNRSLHNFRTDIQTTIELSNYIPPDKLIITESGINTHDDILKMQAAGIHHFLIGESLMRSPDIGKKLREFLHQD; from the coding sequence ATGTCAAGTGTATTAGATAAAATTGCTGAATATAAACGCGAAGAAGTCGAAAAGGCAAAACGTTTGCGCCCTCTTGCACAACTAAGAGAACAGGAATTTCTGCCCAGTAGAAATTTTGCGGCCGCATTACAATCCAGAAAGCCATCAATTATCGCTGAAATTAAGAAAGCATCCCCCAGCAAAGGAGTGATTCGTGACGATTTTAATGTCGCTGAAATTGCTGGCATTTATGAAAAAAATGGCGCCAGCTGTTTATCTGTTCTGACTGACGAACATTTTTTTATGGGCAAAGCCGAAAACCTGCAAATAGCCAAAGCCCACTCCTCATGCCCTGCTTTGCGCAAAGATTTTATCATTGACAGTTATCAGGTGGATGAGAGCCGCGCATTAGGCGCAGATTGTATTCTGTTAATTGCTGCGATACTGGATGATGCTCAGTTACTCGATTTTTGCCAGCAAGCGCAGGCACTAAATATGGCAGTACTGGTAGAAAGCCATACTCTGGATGAGCTGCAGCGCGCTATTAAATTGCCCACGCCATTAATGGGTATTAATAATCGAAGCCTTCATAATTTTAGAACGGATATTCAAACGACCATTGAACTTTCCAATTATATACCGCCGGATAAACTGATTATAACTGAAAGCGGCATAAATACTCATGACGACATCCTAAAGATGCAGGCTGCTGGAATTCATCATTTCCTGATTGGCGAAAGTCTAATGCGAAGTCCAGATATTGGCAAAAAATTGCGAGAGTTTTTGCATCAGGATTGA
- a CDS encoding RasGEF domain-containing protein, which produces MIFRDIIRLVVQQNEKKASKEEPAVLETLIATFSKDQTLLLATAYHLYDKGRDEIPKFRHELLNGLLVYPEISLGIYNALLAPDDEPKIEIEVTGLNDVKEIKTEINRFNLLETFLGLENFRRGLETLNSQSDSILHLLVRKDRPHTKVMGLLLGYLPGITNLPNKNGNPPYLDSVIYKKQWAIASFNLSTAAVIKDAKNLKGEDARALAGNDESLQLLISRIPLEPIGLLSPRQSGPGFLYDSYPSLFPASGDHLSVCSSSSSNSFTSSLSASFSSSTSSFTSSPLNSQRSNEPDSELPSARSDMSCDSSAEIVYEAESEPVKELYSWMKNDPATIYQEFERLLQTDKAAIGKSLQEFFNKVEVKDKSKLFSDLFVLFDKHNYAVEYFNELRLCAQKQYDKLQKINNDAMLNMMFQLVTQLKAHDASKELTSTAYHLMLKRMSGEKLSPTEIKRQMHLREALFILTSKGNKSTNWQDEFDIILSRVTGLQALYSQSEILDGLNAMYSKFDNRQIFAAYLILFQLIVYNPNDFFINGPLVEKAKNLIDRGFEKGAKPSFAQKRIRRLLGNLIAANQKFYTDPLVEHFDSLNQWFEQRESTKSFDELVTRGIKQKERLILKSKLRCVDTRQEQSACEKTAELIAQEMRVCMVSYYKQVPLQTLYNYKPPKEGESPSPESIEVSRKISEFNTLTHYFLKKIFDNPDKMLPSLELLFSVGRALCSLGGEKYPDLNHLMAILGVYSNEHVSRLTRHFDALSDESSKIMSEISKITDRRAGFAEMTNVANEYKTTLFFLGRIMTRLSASKEVPKETEPDSVFPHKGDGNKLLEHCEVIGKVLLPILKLKLLVRFYPQISQTNFRQSILASSFDVDAAALDELSHELEHLKDKPVTLKARGSLISFLNQLDKYLRLSYVPNIKSAGKKIKIPEIRDFLVKWFNEKIESMENELGSKPASITQLVEDAKTLHSLLVQILERLRKVILIYYKDSSSVSFLGKRYNPIVQTYKIKNKLDRFIAKTREYLEPDAISSGSSVSGSALTRNLVGEETVSNTDSPRENTGSETQRASRRNSGFFRMRLKKESTILPPPEYGDSADTLVFEQS; this is translated from the coding sequence ATGATATTCCGTGATATTATTAGACTTGTTGTGCAACAAAATGAGAAGAAAGCGAGTAAGGAAGAACCTGCTGTTTTAGAAACCTTGATTGCTACTTTTTCAAAAGATCAAACTTTATTACTAGCCACCGCTTATCATTTGTATGATAAAGGCAGGGATGAAATACCAAAATTCAGGCATGAATTGCTCAATGGTTTGCTGGTCTATCCTGAAATTAGTTTAGGTATTTATAATGCCTTACTTGCTCCGGATGATGAACCTAAAATTGAGATTGAAGTAACAGGCTTAAACGATGTAAAAGAGATCAAAACTGAAATAAATCGATTTAACTTGTTGGAAACCTTCCTTGGTTTGGAAAATTTTCGCAGAGGTCTAGAAACCCTTAATTCCCAATCTGATAGCATACTCCATTTGCTAGTCAGAAAAGACAGGCCCCATACCAAAGTAATGGGTTTGTTGCTTGGTTATTTGCCTGGCATAACTAATTTACCCAATAAAAACGGCAATCCCCCTTATCTGGATTCAGTGATTTATAAAAAACAATGGGCCATCGCCTCTTTCAACCTGAGTACCGCAGCGGTCATTAAAGATGCAAAAAATCTGAAAGGTGAAGACGCAAGAGCTTTGGCTGGTAACGATGAGAGTTTGCAACTGCTAATCTCAAGAATACCATTAGAACCGATCGGATTACTCTCTCCTCGTCAATCAGGACCAGGTTTTCTTTATGATTCTTATCCTTCCCTTTTTCCTGCCAGCGGTGATCATCTGTCTGTATGCTCTTCGTCATCCAGTAATTCATTTACGAGCTCTTTGTCTGCTTCGTTTTCCTCTTCAACTTCCTCGTTTACCTCCTCCCCATTAAATTCACAGCGCAGTAATGAGCCAGATAGCGAGTTACCGTCAGCACGAAGCGATATGAGCTGTGATTCTTCTGCGGAGATTGTGTATGAAGCCGAATCTGAACCGGTGAAAGAATTATATAGTTGGATGAAAAATGATCCTGCCACGATTTATCAGGAGTTTGAGCGTTTACTTCAAACAGATAAGGCAGCTATTGGTAAAAGCTTACAGGAATTTTTTAATAAGGTCGAAGTCAAAGACAAAAGCAAGCTATTTAGTGATCTATTCGTCTTATTTGATAAACACAATTACGCTGTTGAATATTTCAATGAGCTAAGATTGTGTGCACAAAAACAATATGACAAGTTACAAAAAATAAACAATGACGCAATGTTGAACATGATGTTTCAGTTGGTTACTCAATTAAAAGCTCATGATGCGTCAAAAGAATTAACTTCAACAGCATATCATCTGATGCTGAAACGAATGTCAGGAGAAAAATTATCACCGACAGAAATTAAAAGGCAAATGCATTTGAGAGAGGCCTTGTTTATCCTAACCAGCAAAGGTAACAAGAGTACAAACTGGCAGGATGAATTTGATATTATTCTGTCACGAGTGACAGGACTTCAGGCGCTTTACTCTCAAAGTGAAATTCTGGACGGATTGAATGCGATGTACAGCAAATTCGATAACCGGCAAATTTTCGCTGCCTATCTCATTTTATTTCAGTTAATAGTTTATAACCCTAATGATTTTTTTATAAATGGGCCTTTGGTTGAGAAAGCGAAAAATTTAATAGACCGTGGTTTTGAAAAAGGTGCAAAGCCAAGTTTTGCGCAAAAAAGAATTAGACGACTTCTCGGTAATTTGATTGCTGCTAATCAAAAATTTTATACGGATCCTTTGGTTGAGCATTTTGATTCTTTGAATCAATGGTTTGAACAGCGTGAGTCGACCAAATCTTTTGACGAACTGGTTACTCGAGGCATCAAGCAAAAAGAGCGGCTGATTTTGAAATCAAAGTTACGCTGCGTAGATACGAGACAGGAGCAGTCTGCATGCGAAAAGACTGCTGAGTTGATTGCTCAGGAGATGAGAGTTTGTATGGTCTCATACTATAAGCAAGTGCCTCTGCAAACACTCTATAATTATAAACCTCCAAAGGAGGGAGAAAGTCCTTCCCCTGAATCCATTGAAGTTTCCAGGAAAATTAGCGAGTTCAATACCTTGACTCATTATTTTTTAAAAAAAATATTTGATAATCCAGATAAAATGCTGCCGTCACTTGAGTTGCTCTTTTCAGTTGGAAGGGCGCTATGTTCTCTTGGGGGTGAGAAATATCCTGACTTGAATCATTTAATGGCGATTCTTGGTGTTTACTCCAATGAACATGTGTCCCGATTAACCAGACATTTTGATGCACTTAGCGATGAAAGCTCAAAGATAATGAGTGAGATCAGCAAAATCACTGACAGGCGTGCTGGGTTTGCAGAAATGACAAATGTTGCAAATGAATATAAGACGACTTTATTCTTTCTAGGTAGAATAATGACTCGATTAAGCGCCTCTAAAGAGGTTCCCAAAGAAACAGAGCCCGATTCTGTATTTCCTCACAAAGGGGATGGCAACAAATTGCTGGAGCACTGCGAGGTGATTGGCAAAGTATTACTGCCTATTCTGAAACTGAAATTATTAGTTCGATTTTATCCTCAGATAAGCCAGACTAATTTCAGGCAATCCATCCTCGCAAGCTCATTTGATGTCGATGCTGCGGCGCTTGATGAGTTATCCCATGAATTGGAGCATCTAAAAGATAAGCCGGTTACTTTAAAGGCAAGAGGAAGTTTGATTAGCTTTTTAAATCAATTGGATAAATATCTTCGATTGAGCTATGTTCCGAATATCAAGTCAGCTGGTAAAAAGATAAAAATACCTGAGATAAGGGATTTCCTTGTAAAGTGGTTTAATGAAAAAATCGAAAGTATGGAAAATGAGCTTGGCAGTAAGCCCGCTAGTATAACGCAGCTCGTAGAGGATGCTAAAACACTCCATTCCCTTCTGGTACAAATTCTTGAAAGACTTAGAAAGGTGATTCTTATTTATTACAAGGATTCTTCTAGCGTAAGTTTTTTAGGCAAGCGTTACAACCCGATCGTGCAAACATATAAAATCAAAAATAAACTGGATCGTTTTATTGCTAAAACCAGAGAATATTTGGAACCAGACGCAATCTCATCAGGCTCTTCTGTTTCAGGCTCAGCCTTAACCAGGAATCTTGTTGGAGAAGAGACTGTTTCAAATACGGATAGCCCCAGAGAAAACACGGGTAGTGAGACTCAACGCGCTAGTAGACGGAATAGCGGTTTTTTCCGAATGCGTTTGAAAAAAGAAAGCACCATTCTTCCGCCCCCAGAGTATGGTGATAGCGCGGATACTTTGGTTTTTGAGCAAAGCTAG
- a CDS encoding acyl-CoA dehydrogenase family protein, producing the protein MDNQSVYQKTRNDLRQWNEQLKVKILSENSCLMHSYSILFANDKGFIEQLKQFASQVAFDLEPSVSENNLDENLPKLSHFNAIGEGHEQVIHHPSYIKAGNIIYGSGLMRFLRYPGEMKKTLSLFLLSSHAGEAGHNCPIACSAGIIRILNIKPLKNNEFFMDKLLAPSFDDNYTGAQFLTEIQGGSDVGANASLAFQDEQKNWRIVGEKWFCSNANADLILLTARIDAQETGTRGLGLFLIPRQLKDGKDNYFRIRRLKQKIGTRSMATGEIDFDGSLAFLIGNAGEGIHLVMENVLHLSRIFNAFSVLGMTRRAYQIAYYYACNRDAFGKKIIQYPLVKEHLAQIKAKLVAMLASAFYMVGLQDEFDKNAGKNEDKKQQYLLRTLANLNKYFTAKHAVNNIHHCIDILAGNGTIESFSALPRLLRDCIVCENWEGTHFTLWMQTLRDILRFKVDEIFLDHLLGQLKKIKKDEYKELFSKQILALETHFTFLKSISSELQTLHIREVIEKMSSVLAAMTLALEVQHEKSPISKKACLDLFIHLYLEEKGNGEQYIKLLEIVVSHEST; encoded by the coding sequence ATGGACAATCAATCAGTTTATCAAAAAACAAGGAATGATCTCAGGCAGTGGAACGAACAGCTGAAAGTAAAAATTCTAAGCGAAAACTCCTGTTTAATGCATTCCTATTCTATTCTATTTGCAAACGATAAAGGGTTCATTGAACAGTTAAAACAGTTTGCCAGCCAAGTGGCTTTTGATTTAGAGCCAAGCGTTTCAGAAAATAATCTGGATGAGAACTTACCTAAATTAAGCCATTTTAACGCGATTGGTGAAGGCCATGAGCAAGTAATCCACCATCCATCGTATATTAAGGCAGGTAATATTATTTATGGCTCCGGTTTAATGCGCTTTTTGCGTTATCCCGGTGAAATGAAAAAAACGCTGTCTCTCTTTCTACTTTCATCTCACGCTGGAGAGGCTGGGCATAATTGCCCCATTGCCTGTTCAGCAGGAATAATTCGAATTTTAAATATAAAGCCATTAAAGAATAATGAGTTTTTTATGGATAAATTGCTTGCTCCCTCATTTGATGATAACTATACCGGTGCTCAGTTTTTAACTGAAATTCAGGGCGGCTCCGACGTAGGAGCCAATGCTAGCCTGGCTTTTCAGGACGAGCAAAAAAACTGGCGAATTGTAGGAGAGAAATGGTTTTGTTCCAACGCTAATGCCGATCTTATTCTATTGACTGCGCGAATAGATGCTCAGGAAACTGGCACCCGGGGTTTGGGTTTGTTTCTAATACCCAGGCAGCTTAAGGATGGGAAGGACAACTACTTCAGAATCAGACGACTGAAGCAAAAGATAGGTACCCGTTCAATGGCTACAGGCGAAATAGATTTTGATGGATCGCTTGCTTTTCTGATTGGAAATGCTGGCGAGGGAATTCATCTGGTTATGGAAAATGTCTTACATCTTTCGAGAATATTTAATGCCTTTTCAGTTTTGGGAATGACGCGTCGTGCCTATCAGATTGCCTATTACTATGCATGCAACCGGGATGCCTTTGGAAAAAAAATCATCCAATATCCTTTGGTGAAAGAGCATTTGGCTCAAATCAAGGCGAAGCTGGTTGCCATGCTGGCAAGCGCGTTCTATATGGTTGGGTTGCAGGATGAGTTTGACAAAAATGCAGGGAAAAATGAAGACAAAAAACAGCAGTATTTATTGCGTACCTTAGCTAATCTGAATAAATATTTCACGGCAAAACATGCTGTAAATAATATTCATCACTGCATCGATATCCTTGCGGGCAATGGAACGATTGAAAGTTTTTCCGCACTTCCCCGTTTGCTTCGAGATTGTATCGTTTGCGAAAACTGGGAGGGTACTCATTTCACACTTTGGATGCAAACTCTTCGAGATATTTTGCGTTTTAAGGTAGATGAAATTTTCCTTGATCATTTACTCGGCCAATTAAAAAAAATCAAAAAAGATGAGTATAAAGAACTGTTTAGCAAACAAATCCTGGCTCTCGAAACGCATTTTACCTTTCTTAAATCCATTTCCAGTGAACTGCAAACACTGCATATTCGCGAAGTCATTGAAAAGATGTCTTCCGTGCTTGCCGCAATGACTTTGGCACTGGAGGTACAGCATGAAAAATCGCCTATTTCTAAAAAAGCATGTCTTGATTTATTTATCCATTTATACCTCGAAGAAAAGGGGAATGGCGAGCAATATATAAAATTATTGGAGATTGTTGTCAGTCATGAGTCTACCTGA
- a CDS encoding hemerythrin domain-containing protein, whose amino-acid sequence MDIYDYLKMDHEKVNHLFKLFEKTTLMMRQHEIVTLIAQELLVHAHSEQETFYKFLSQHPSTRDLAEHGKKEHVEIEEQINIVNHSWGSEQWVQAVLKLKEIVEHHVKEEEGEIFKKAKKVISDKEAIIIKEKMHYLKGKFLLWLESQAKKNDSAADTKLDKSLRFSNKLHEADRSRTTRPH is encoded by the coding sequence ATGGATATTTATGACTATTTAAAAATGGATCACGAGAAAGTGAATCATTTATTTAAATTATTTGAAAAAACGACATTGATGATGCGGCAGCATGAAATCGTCACGTTAATTGCTCAGGAATTATTAGTTCATGCTCATTCTGAACAGGAAACATTTTACAAGTTTCTATCACAACATCCATCTACCAGGGATCTGGCTGAACATGGGAAAAAAGAACATGTGGAAATTGAAGAACAAATTAATATTGTTAATCATTCCTGGGGTAGCGAGCAATGGGTTCAGGCTGTATTGAAACTAAAGGAAATCGTAGAGCATCATGTGAAGGAAGAGGAAGGAGAAATTTTTAAAAAAGCTAAAAAAGTAATCTCCGATAAAGAGGCAATTATTATTAAAGAGAAAATGCACTACCTGAAGGGAAAGTTTTTACTCTGGCTGGAGAGTCAGGCAAAAAAGAATGATTCGGCCGCGGATACAAAACTGGATAAGTCGCTCAGGTTTTCTAATAAACTTCACGAGGCTGATCGCAGCAGAACAACTCGGCCGCATTAG